In Nocardioides marinus, one DNA window encodes the following:
- a CDS encoding restriction endonuclease subunit S codes for MTRSRPDLVDSGVPWLGRVPAGWKTKPLWSLFERIKDVDHPEERMLSVFREFGVVAKDSYDNINKTAENRSIYQLVHPGWLVANRMKAWQGSVGISSLRGIVSGHYICFAPRHNEDHRYLNWLLRSTAYSNGYAVLSRGVRIGQAEIDNDEFRLMPILLPPVEEQRAISDYLDRETDQIDTLIAKQEQLIATLRERRRSLVRRALTPADSWTTSRIKHLATTTLGKMLDAGRAVRDDDSLAPYVRAADILADGSVRLTDLNEMPFSAPEMSKFSLQRGDVLLIEGGATVGRPGFLEADAPGIAFQKTVNRLRPGADLVPRFAYWSMLALYESDFYVRFYGSVSFVHLTGEKLREISIAHPDVSEQSEIAGYLDEKTAKIDELIAKTERFIELSKERRSALITAAVTGQIDVRAAA; via the coding sequence GTGACTCGCTCACGGCCCGATCTTGTCGACTCCGGCGTGCCGTGGCTCGGGCGAGTGCCAGCTGGGTGGAAGACCAAGCCACTCTGGTCACTGTTCGAACGAATCAAGGATGTCGACCACCCCGAGGAACGGATGCTTTCAGTCTTCCGCGAGTTCGGTGTTGTGGCGAAGGACTCGTACGACAACATCAACAAGACGGCTGAGAACAGAAGCATCTACCAACTGGTCCACCCTGGCTGGCTCGTCGCGAACCGGATGAAGGCATGGCAGGGCTCAGTGGGGATCTCCTCGCTGCGAGGCATCGTCTCCGGGCACTACATCTGCTTCGCACCTCGGCACAACGAGGACCACCGCTACCTCAACTGGCTCCTGCGCTCGACTGCGTACTCGAACGGGTACGCCGTTCTCTCCAGGGGAGTGAGGATCGGTCAGGCCGAGATCGACAATGACGAATTTCGGCTCATGCCCATCCTGCTGCCTCCGGTTGAGGAGCAGCGCGCCATCTCCGACTATCTCGACCGCGAGACCGACCAGATCGACACTCTCATCGCCAAGCAGGAGCAGCTCATCGCAACCCTGCGCGAGCGACGTCGGTCGCTGGTCAGGCGGGCCCTGACGCCAGCGGATAGCTGGACCACCTCGCGGATCAAGCACCTCGCGACGACGACCCTCGGCAAGATGCTTGATGCCGGTCGCGCTGTGCGCGACGACGACAGTCTCGCGCCCTACGTTCGTGCGGCGGACATCCTGGCGGACGGCAGCGTCCGACTCACCGATCTCAACGAGATGCCCTTCTCCGCCCCTGAAATGAGCAAGTTCAGTTTGCAACGGGGCGACGTTCTGTTGATAGAAGGTGGCGCGACGGTTGGTCGACCCGGCTTCCTCGAAGCAGATGCGCCCGGGATCGCATTCCAGAAGACCGTCAACCGCCTACGGCCCGGCGCCGACCTGGTTCCTCGGTTCGCGTATTGGTCGATGCTCGCCCTCTATGAGTCCGACTTCTATGTCCGCTTCTACGGATCCGTGTCCTTCGTCCACCTCACTGGCGAGAAGTTGCGGGAGATTTCCATCGCCCACCCCGACGTCTCCGAGCAGAGCGAGATCGCCGGATACCTCGACGAGAAGACAGCCAAGATCGACGAGCTCATCGCGAAGACCGAGCGCTTCATCGAGCTCTCCAAGGAACGCCGCTCAGCCCTGATCACCGCGGCGGTGACCGGGCAGATCGACGTGCGGGCAGCAGCATGA
- a CDS encoding N-6 DNA methylase yields the protein MSTLGNFVWSIADQLRGVYKPHQYGDVILPMTILRRLDCVLEPTRDQVRQIAEAESREELRDVKIKRATGLGFYSTSPWDFTRLVGDPDGLSANLTDYIAGFSKNIDVFERFRFDNQIATLSEKNRLLIVVQKFAEVDLHPSSVSNAEMGDLFEELIRKFAEASNETAGEHFTPRDAIRLMVDLLFAGDDQALVEKGVVRTVYDPTAGTGGMLSVAEEHLVGTPEHPGLNPDARLRLYGQEINDQSYAICKSDMIAKGQDASNIQLGDTLAEDKFAGTTFDYCLSNPPYGVDWKASEKAVKDEVARAGERSRFPGGLPSIGDGQMLFLQHLATKMRPVHDGGGRAGIVLNGSPLFTGAAESGPSQIRRWLLENDLADAIVALPTNMFYNTGIATYVWILDNAKPAERIGKVQLIDGTEFYSKIRKNLGNKSREITAADREQIVKLYAAYDETEHSKIFPTDAFGYWTITVERPLLDEHGEVVRDRKGNPKPDPKLRDTENVPFTYAGNDLGDDGRDATIKAYVEAEVLPHIPDAWVDEKKTKVGYEIPFTRHFYKYLPPRPLDEIDADLNQLVAEILDLLREVEK from the coding sequence GTGAGCACTCTCGGCAACTTCGTCTGGTCGATCGCCGACCAACTTCGCGGCGTCTACAAGCCTCACCAGTACGGCGACGTGATCCTGCCGATGACGATCCTGCGGCGACTGGACTGCGTCCTCGAGCCGACCCGTGACCAGGTCCGCCAGATCGCCGAAGCCGAATCGCGTGAGGAACTGCGGGACGTCAAGATCAAGCGCGCCACTGGCCTGGGCTTCTACAGCACCAGCCCATGGGACTTCACCCGACTCGTGGGCGACCCCGACGGCCTCTCCGCGAACCTGACGGACTACATCGCGGGATTCTCCAAGAACATCGACGTCTTCGAGCGGTTCCGGTTCGACAACCAGATCGCCACCCTGTCAGAGAAGAACCGTCTGCTCATCGTCGTCCAGAAGTTCGCCGAGGTCGACCTCCATCCGAGCTCCGTCAGCAACGCGGAGATGGGCGACCTCTTCGAGGAGTTGATCCGCAAGTTCGCTGAGGCCTCCAACGAGACTGCCGGTGAGCACTTCACACCACGCGACGCGATCCGGCTGATGGTGGATCTGCTGTTCGCGGGCGACGACCAGGCGCTGGTCGAGAAGGGCGTGGTCCGCACGGTCTACGACCCGACAGCGGGCACGGGCGGCATGCTCTCGGTCGCCGAGGAGCATCTGGTAGGTACTCCCGAGCACCCCGGCCTGAACCCCGACGCACGGCTGCGTCTCTACGGCCAGGAGATCAACGACCAGTCCTACGCGATCTGCAAGTCCGACATGATCGCCAAGGGCCAGGACGCCTCCAACATCCAGCTCGGCGACACCCTCGCCGAGGACAAGTTCGCCGGCACCACCTTCGACTATTGCCTGTCCAACCCGCCCTATGGCGTGGACTGGAAGGCGTCCGAGAAGGCGGTTAAGGACGAGGTCGCCCGGGCCGGCGAACGGTCGCGCTTTCCTGGCGGACTCCCCTCGATCGGCGACGGCCAGATGCTCTTCCTCCAGCACCTCGCCACCAAGATGCGGCCCGTCCACGACGGCGGCGGCCGCGCCGGCATCGTCCTCAACGGCTCTCCGCTGTTCACCGGCGCAGCCGAGTCCGGACCATCGCAGATCCGCCGCTGGTTGCTGGAGAACGACCTGGCCGACGCGATCGTCGCCCTGCCGACCAACATGTTCTACAACACCGGGATCGCCACCTACGTCTGGATCCTCGACAACGCCAAGCCCGCCGAGCGGATCGGCAAGGTCCAGCTCATCGACGGAACCGAGTTCTACTCCAAGATCCGGAAGAACCTCGGCAACAAGTCCCGGGAGATCACAGCTGCCGACCGGGAACAGATCGTCAAGCTCTACGCCGCCTACGACGAGACCGAGCACTCCAAGATCTTCCCCACCGACGCCTTCGGCTACTGGACCATCACCGTCGAACGACCCCTCCTCGACGAGCACGGTGAGGTCGTCCGCGACCGCAAGGGCAACCCGAAGCCGGACCCGAAACTCCGCGACACCGAGAACGTCCCGTTCACCTACGCCGGCAACGACCTCGGCGACGACGGTCGCGACGCCACCATCAAGGCGTACGTCGAAGCCGAGGTGCTGCCGCACATCCCCGACGCGTGGGTGGACGAGAAGAAGACCAAGGTCGGCTACGAGATCCCCTTCACCCGGCACTTCTACAAGTACCTCCCACCGCGGCCACTCGACGAGATCGACGCCGACCTCAACCAGCTCGTCGCCGAGATCCTCGATCTGCTCCGCGAGGTCGAGAAGTGA
- a CDS encoding LysM peptidoglycan-binding domain-containing protein gives MTTPTHPTLGQRLTGLAASVAVLGILVGLPALFLAIGASPIPDQAPTLDSIKNALLAPDDGTLVLGLFKVIGWAAWAFMALSLVVETIARLRNIQAPQLPGLRLPQAGARNLIGLAALFFIAAPIATQAAPAAPAAAAPAAVGHVHAAAVDQAPAQQDVKAETKQERQAPKTVDHAVKPGESLWSIAEDHFGDGARYKEIAELNRDLLGTQPNFLEPGWVLKLPAHQVKDAPAHQYGVQAGDTLSEIAHEQLGDADRWPEIYQASTGIAQPGGAQLTDPDLIDVGWTLNIPGADNQQQPREVEPENPASPEGQQPVDPPAKEKPPVVQEPDVPEVPETAAPETEAPEVAPPQAEQPAAAEVDQVDDSDDSILEAPWVLAGLTGGGVLLSGALLMALRSRRRAAFRNRPPGRAIAAPSPELAPVEMTLNATGAAAAATVEFADEALRRLAAAVGTQGTTMPPLAAVELGHGKLTLHLSAPATVPAPWVGSPDQTHWHVTTDTDVDQLGPDTDNVEPPYPLLATIGMSDTGETWLLNCEELSTLTISGDPTYGRDFARHLAAQLAVNPWSRRVQVDCIGLAEETVAMDERISFYPTGAAGSPATAETLAAAVTTVDRAKRHDTDVSTARTGSVDDDTWPARMLLVDAAAGDPEDLEQLLQLVNDHVGQSATSIVVAGERPNTPGAVLHMTNTGRVVLEHAGLNLIAVGLTSDEARGCALVYAQSETPEYVDTPVDETATDGWEAYTDSSGALRREYTLPRNTPKDAVDEPMSSLLEGQDEKYIRESAIVQEDLEALAPKVPGHVRAEVEEKDPDLDQDIADWFSPTCDRPRLTLLGPVSARAHGKALAKRKPYFTELLAFLALHRKHGATREQIREAFSISDGKVRDYTNIVRDWLGTNPRTGEDHLPYADKAPAAKVTGVNVYQVDDGLLVDLDLFLRLRKRGQARGGAEGVADLCTALELVGEAQPFSQLREEGWSWLANEPDRVDLMAAGWIADVALIVVTEALAAGDLIKARSAAYVANRADPDGESTRLCLAHVMKAEGDQLEADRILREEICNRSDDGDAPMELSERTKTIIRTHGWLAS, from the coding sequence ATGACCACGCCCACCCACCCCACTCTGGGCCAGCGGCTCACCGGCCTCGCGGCCTCGGTCGCCGTGCTCGGCATCCTCGTAGGGCTCCCTGCCCTGTTCCTCGCCATCGGGGCCAGCCCGATCCCCGACCAGGCCCCGACCCTGGACAGCATCAAGAACGCGCTCCTCGCGCCCGACGACGGCACCCTCGTCCTCGGCCTGTTCAAGGTGATCGGCTGGGCCGCGTGGGCCTTCATGGCGCTCAGCCTCGTTGTCGAGACCATCGCACGCCTCCGCAACATCCAGGCACCCCAGCTGCCCGGCCTCAGGCTCCCGCAGGCCGGCGCCCGCAACCTGATCGGGCTCGCGGCCCTGTTCTTCATCGCCGCACCCATTGCGACGCAGGCAGCCCCCGCCGCTCCCGCCGCTGCCGCCCCGGCCGCGGTGGGTCATGTCCACGCCGCCGCCGTCGACCAGGCCCCCGCGCAGCAGGACGTCAAGGCCGAGACGAAGCAGGAGCGCCAAGCGCCCAAGACCGTCGACCACGCCGTGAAGCCGGGGGAGAGCCTCTGGTCGATCGCCGAGGACCACTTCGGCGACGGAGCCAGGTACAAGGAGATCGCCGAGCTCAACCGCGACCTACTCGGCACGCAGCCGAACTTCCTCGAGCCCGGCTGGGTGCTCAAGCTCCCCGCGCACCAGGTCAAGGACGCCCCCGCACACCAGTACGGCGTCCAGGCCGGCGACACCCTCAGCGAGATCGCACACGAGCAGCTCGGCGACGCCGACCGGTGGCCCGAGATCTACCAGGCCTCCACCGGCATCGCCCAGCCCGGCGGAGCCCAGCTGACCGACCCCGACCTCATCGACGTCGGCTGGACCCTCAACATCCCCGGCGCCGACAACCAGCAGCAGCCACGTGAGGTCGAGCCCGAGAACCCCGCCAGCCCCGAGGGCCAGCAGCCCGTCGACCCGCCGGCCAAGGAGAAGCCGCCGGTCGTCCAGGAGCCCGACGTGCCGGAGGTTCCCGAAACTGCGGCACCTGAGACTGAGGCACCCGAGGTCGCGCCGCCCCAGGCCGAGCAGCCGGCAGCCGCCGAGGTCGACCAGGTCGACGACAGCGACGACTCGATCCTCGAGGCACCCTGGGTCCTCGCCGGTCTCACCGGCGGGGGCGTGCTGCTGTCCGGGGCTCTGCTGATGGCCCTGCGCTCACGCCGACGCGCCGCGTTCCGCAACCGCCCGCCCGGCCGCGCGATCGCCGCCCCGTCGCCAGAGCTCGCGCCGGTGGAGATGACCCTGAACGCCACCGGCGCCGCCGCGGCCGCCACCGTGGAGTTCGCCGACGAGGCGCTGCGCCGCCTCGCGGCCGCCGTCGGCACCCAGGGCACCACGATGCCGCCCCTCGCCGCGGTGGAGCTCGGGCACGGCAAGCTCACCCTGCACCTCAGCGCCCCGGCCACCGTCCCCGCCCCCTGGGTAGGCAGCCCCGACCAGACCCACTGGCACGTCACCACCGACACCGACGTCGACCAACTCGGTCCCGACACCGACAACGTCGAGCCGCCCTACCCGCTCCTGGCCACCATCGGGATGAGCGACACCGGCGAGACGTGGCTGCTGAACTGCGAGGAGTTGTCCACCCTCACCATCAGCGGAGACCCCACCTACGGCCGCGACTTCGCCCGCCACCTCGCCGCCCAGCTGGCCGTGAACCCCTGGTCGCGCCGGGTGCAGGTCGACTGCATCGGCCTAGCCGAGGAGACCGTCGCCATGGACGAGCGGATCAGCTTCTACCCGACCGGAGCAGCCGGATCGCCGGCAACCGCGGAGACCCTCGCGGCCGCGGTCACCACCGTCGACCGGGCCAAGCGCCACGACACCGACGTGTCCACGGCCCGCACCGGCAGCGTCGACGACGACACCTGGCCCGCCCGGATGCTCCTGGTCGACGCGGCAGCCGGTGATCCAGAGGACCTCGAGCAGCTGCTGCAACTGGTCAACGACCACGTCGGGCAGTCGGCAACCTCCATCGTCGTCGCAGGCGAACGCCCCAACACCCCGGGCGCGGTGCTGCACATGACCAACACCGGCCGCGTCGTCCTCGAGCACGCCGGCCTCAATCTCATCGCCGTCGGCCTCACCAGCGACGAAGCCCGCGGCTGCGCCCTGGTCTACGCCCAGAGCGAGACCCCGGAGTACGTCGACACCCCAGTGGACGAGACCGCCACCGACGGCTGGGAGGCCTACACCGACTCCTCCGGGGCTCTGCGCCGCGAGTACACCCTGCCGCGCAACACCCCCAAGGACGCCGTCGACGAGCCGATGTCCTCCCTCCTCGAAGGCCAGGACGAGAAGTACATCCGCGAGAGCGCGATCGTGCAGGAGGACCTCGAGGCGCTCGCGCCCAAGGTGCCGGGTCACGTCCGCGCCGAGGTCGAGGAAAAGGACCCCGACCTGGACCAGGACATCGCCGACTGGTTCTCACCCACCTGCGACCGGCCCCGGCTCACCCTGCTCGGTCCGGTCTCAGCACGCGCCCACGGCAAGGCGCTGGCCAAGCGCAAGCCGTACTTCACCGAGCTGCTGGCGTTCCTCGCCCTGCACCGCAAGCACGGCGCCACCCGCGAGCAGATCCGCGAGGCGTTCTCGATCTCTGACGGCAAGGTGCGCGACTACACCAACATCGTCCGCGATTGGCTCGGCACCAACCCCCGCACCGGCGAGGACCACCTGCCCTACGCCGACAAGGCACCGGCCGCGAAGGTCACCGGCGTCAACGTCTACCAGGTAGACGACGGCCTGCTCGTCGACCTGGACCTGTTCCTCCGGTTACGCAAGCGCGGCCAGGCCCGAGGGGGCGCAGAAGGCGTCGCGGACCTATGCACCGCGCTCGAACTGGTCGGGGAGGCCCAGCCGTTCAGCCAGCTCCGCGAGGAGGGATGGTCCTGGCTGGCCAACGAGCCCGACCGCGTCGACCTCATGGCGGCCGGCTGGATCGCCGACGTCGCCCTCATCGTCGTCACCGAGGCTCTCGCGGCCGGCGACCTGATCAAGGCCCGCTCCGCCGCCTACGTCGCCAACCGCGCAGACCCCGACGGCGAGAGCACCCGACTGTGCCTGGCACACGTCATGAAGGCCGAGGGCGACCAACTCGAGGCCGACCGGATCCTGCGCGAGGAGATCTGCAACCGGTCCGACGACGGCGACGCCCCCATGGAACTGTCGGAACGCACGAAGACCATCATCCGTACACATGGCTGGCTCGCGAGCTGA